From Hydra vulgaris chromosome 15, alternate assembly HydraT2T_AEP, one genomic window encodes:
- the LOC105844977 gene encoding apelin receptor has protein sequence MIIKTIFLAVLMMVFMMSSVIAVGIIENQTPINIMTSTWQSTTQKHISQKTTRKPGIDISKLSLLEICSIFKISTQNCSCTVLMMKPLCDFLNITTVSIKFKCDSVSNTGIAIANIISSVLGLLGNGLVIVFAFMNRKDSSRFRNLISGLALADFAFAAVLFLMSVPQTWTCKWVYGLIMCKLLRASLAGTANIAVGFIVIIAIDRFFGIMLPFSKLLSTNRMRFIVCLNVLIGIGSVIPPLVVLQEGEFTTCVEVWSKDKSRIYTWSLFVLYYFLPIVSLAVLYGVMMVWLKRSYQDNNILRDEQLKSRYRNNKNVVIMLVSILVLFAVLVLPNRIYWIINDQYNLNNIKNAQIIRFLKMFSDIPYGLHAAVNPIIYSVVDIKFKQQLKVFFCGKKFANFSIYSRKTFISTISMNSKVSTSTISMNSKVSTLSCQ, from the coding sequence atgattatcaaaactatttttttggcGGTCTTAATGATGGTGTTTATGATGAGCAGCGTAATAGCAGTAGGAATCATTGAAAACCAAACACCGATAAATATTATGACATCTACATGGCAATCAACAACGCAAAAAcacatttctcaaaaaacaactAGGAAACCAGGTATTGATATTTCAAAACTCTCTCTGCTCGAAATTtgcagcatttttaaaatttcgacaCAGAACTGTTCGTGTACGGTGCTTATGATGAAGCCATTATgtgactttttaaatataacaactGTATCGATAAAGTTTAAGTGTGATTCTGTAAGTAACACAGGAATAGCAATTGCAAATATTATATCTTCGGTTCTCGGACTTTTAGGCAATGGATTAGTAATTGTCTTTGCTTTTATGAACCGAAAAGATTCTTCAAgatttagaaatttaatatCTGGTCTTGCGCTTGCTGATTTTGCATTTGCTGCTGTTCTATTTTTGATGAGTGTACCTCAAACATGGACTTGCAAATGGGTATACGGTCTAATTATGTGCAAGTTACTACGCGCATCGTTGGCTGGTACTGCAAACATTGCTGTTGGATTTATAGTCATAATTGCAATAGATCGATTCTTTGGCATCATGCTACCATTTAGTAAATTATTAAGTACAAACAGAATGCGATTTATtgtatgtttaaatgttttgatagGAATCGGATCTGTTATACCTCCCTTAGTTGTGCTTCAGGAAGGGGAATTTACGACATGTGTAGAAGTTTGGAGCAAGGATAAGTCGCGCATTTACACATGGTCATTgtttgttttgtattattttttaccaATAGTTTCTCTTGCTGTGTTATACGGCGTTATGATGGTGTGGTTAAAAAGATCATATCAAGACAATAACATTTTAAGAGATGAGCAGCTTAAATCTCGATATCGAAACAATAAGAATGTTGTGATCATGCTTGTAtcaattttagtattatttgCTGTCTTGGTTCTACCTAATCGAATTTATTGGATTATCAACGACCAATATAatcttaataacataaaaaatgcgcAAATTATAAGGTTTCTCAAAATGTTTTCCGATATACCCTACGGTCTTCATGCCGCTGTCAACCCCATAATTTATTCAGTAGTAGATATAAAATTCAAACAACAgttgaaggtttttttttgtggtaaaaAGTTtgctaatttttcaatttattcgcgcaaaacatttatttcaacTATCTCGATGAACAGTAAAGTATCTACTTCAACCATATCAATGAACAGTAAAGTTTCTACATTAAGTTGCCAATAA